The stretch of DNA AGTATGAAAACTGCAtgaatttcttctttctttttgttgggTACAATGCACAAATTTCTTTAACTAATCAAATTAAAACTGTAATTTGAGAAGTAATGACCTACCAAGTAAGAGAAGACCCAAGATCGCTTGGATGAGATGATTCAGAtctctttcaatttcattgGATTTCATAGCTTCGAATATAATCTTGAGAATGCAAcgatataattattttttgaacaatGCAACGATATAATTATTGATTGAGAGTTTTGTTGTCCATTGTAGTATTATAAAGCTCGAAGGATTATTCTCTTTAGTTGTGTGCTAAGGATACCTGATTAGCATTCATATGCAAATTCattcaagtttttattttaacaagtCATAGATTCACGTAAAACTGAGGTTTTTTATAGTGACTGCGCAACACAACCGCGTAATTTCATTTTTGCGCAGCCACTACAAAGGATCTCAGTTTTGAATACGATTCGCGGGACAGGATCCATTCCATATCTATGGGATACTAAATTGAAGGCTAATTAGCTACCATatagaaacaaacaaaatgttatttttttgcaAAGTAACTAAAATACATATACATTGACAAAGATTTCTTTATCAAGAGTTTGTACCCTttacaaactaatttattaCTTTCCTATATACATAATTAATACTATAGTCTATATAATCCAAGACTTGACTTTAGTGCATATAATATACAAAACATTAATTTACCTATTAAGTAATACTAATAGGGAACCAAATTAGCAATGGAGAGAGAATTGCTAACAGTAATAGTAACTAAACCATCAGTTTTAGTCATGTCAGAAGAAGGTGATTTTCTTATATCCTCGAAAGCACTCTCGCATGTTGAAACATCGGCCATAACAGCGCTAAGCATAACGGTAATGGTACCAAGATCGCGCGACTCAACAGCCTTCATCGCTCTATGAAGATTTTCCGCAGCAATTTTGTATTGTTCTTGACATTCAGAAACTGCACTAGCAACAGCCGGATTTTTCGCGGCATGTCTTTTCacttttgttgttgtcaatttTACTTCAATTGAACATACTTTTATGGCCGCAGCGAGGACATCCATTATATCGAAATTTTGACTTACAAGAGGTTTAATTGTTGTCATACAAACGTCGGGGTAATCTGTGTGCATACATATTTGGTCTAGTCCGAGGGTGCTTTGTCTTGATTCCGATATGTGGTGAGGCTGTGTAGGCATTGGCATGGAGTTTCCAAACAACGATCCTCGGAGAATGTCGGAGATTGCATCTTTGAAGGAAGATGACTCACCAAATGGATCTTGTCCCGATTCTGATGCAAAGTTTGGAATTTCGGGAAAATCAGAGGTCGACTCAGAAGGCGCTTCAGAAGGCGCTTCTGAAGAATAGGTTGGTGGATTCGCCGAGTGATGCGAGTGACTATGAGAAATAGATCTTGATTCCAAGCTTGGTGAGTCCATGAAT from Trifolium pratense cultivar HEN17-A07 linkage group LG5, ARS_RC_1.1, whole genome shotgun sequence encodes:
- the LOC123882795 gene encoding uncharacterized protein LOC123882795, whose translation is MKFINNNINLNFFYIILISFALQKCMAHTFMDSPSLESRSISHSHSHHSANPPTYSSEAPSEAPSESTSDFPEIPNFASESGQDPFGESSSFKDAISDILRGSLFGNSMPMPTQPHHISESRQSTLGLDQICMHTDYPDVCMTTIKPLVSQNFDIMDVLAAAIKVCSIEVKLTTTKVKRHAAKNPAVASAVSECQEQYKIAAENLHRAMKAVESRDLGTITVMLSAVMADVSTCESAFEDIRKSPSSDMTKTDGLVTITVSNSLSIANLVPY